Sequence from the Methanobacteriales archaeon HGW-Methanobacteriales-1 genome:
ATTCATTGGCCTGGCCACCTTAATCGGGCAAAATTATTTCACGGCCGTAAATAATTTAATTTTGCTCACTATGACCGTAGTGGCCATATCATTGGGCCTTTTAATAGGTGCAGCCATTGCTGAGCCATTAAGATTACAGAAAATAAGGTCGAAATTGTATAAAGATGGAAAATGAGGGAAAAATGAAAAGTTAGGATTAAGTTAATATGTATAATTTAATTTAGGATTAATCTAAAATCAAATGGAGTCCATTCCACCATAGATAAGTCGCAAATACCAATAGCAGGACACCCATAAAGCGCATAATGTAGATATATGATTTTCCCGTTAAAAAATTCCGGGATTTACCAACCAAAACTGCTAATAAGATTTTAGAGCCTATTAATAATACATAGAATCCGAAAAAGAACCATAAAGGAGAATACTGATTTATTTGATAGGCCGCGATGATAATTGGGCCACCTACAGTTATCCAGAATATATATGGATTAGGACTTAGAAAATTCACAGTGGCTCCTTTCAAGAAAGATTTAGGTTCTTCCACATCAAAGTTTTCTTTAATTCCATGGGTTTTAAAACTTTCATATGCTAAATAAAGCAGGTAAAATCCGCCAATTATAGATATTAATCCTAAAATACTGCTATTTTGAGATAAATAAGACAATAATAGTAAGGTGAACATTATAATTGGTATGTCCGTTATTATAGGTGCGCAGGCCACTTTTATGCCTTCACGGTAGCCATGTTTCAGGGTTTGAGATATTATTAATACCATTAAGGGGCCTGGAGAAAATCCTGCTGAAAATCCCAGGGATATCCCGGCAATTAAAAGTCCAATCATTAATATACACCTTAATACTGGCACAATGAATTAATATTCTAAATTAAAAAATATTGAAAATAAAATTTATCCTTTATTAAATTTACTAAATAGATTTTCTTAATTTTTATTTTATAAAATGATATCCAAAAAAGAGATAATATGCCCTAATGTTTCAATATTTTAAATATTATCTTTTGTTTGCTTAAGAGCAGATTCTACCGTTTCTTTTAATTCTTTATTTTCAAATGGTTTTAGTATGTACCCTTGAGGCTTTGTAGCTAAGGCACGTTTTTGAGTGGCATTTTCAGAATTAGCAGTCAAGTATATAAACGGAATATCAAATTTACGCAGCTCTTCAGCCGCAGTAATTCCATCGATATCTCCTTTTAATATAATATCCATTAAAACCAAATCTGGAAGCATTTCTAATGATTTTTCAATTGCCTCTTCACCTCTAGAAGCAATATAAATCACTTCATGGCCCAGGGCCTCAAGGGTATATTTTAAGTCCATGGCACCTATGCCTTCATCTTCTACAATAAGAACTCTTGCCAAACTAGTATCTCCAGATTATTTAATTTCAATATTCAGTATTGCTTTTTTTATAATATATAATTGATTACATATTATTGGCATTTGAATTCTTTAATATAATTTTTAAATCACTAGCATAGATTCAATATAAAGAATGTTTTTAATTCATTATCCCAAAATTTATTTACAATATGTCCTTACAGAAGAAGAAATAAAGATTATTGAAGATAGTTTGTAATTATTTATTAATAATTTCTATTTCCCATCTAATTATTAGAAAAATTAATTTAATACATCCTACAAAAATAAAAAATAGTATAAAACCGAGGGGTATTAAGATGAATGACACTATGAATGGATTATTATTGATGGTATTAGGTGTATTGTTAGCTATTTTATATTTTGCACTGCCACCACAGTGGTTTGTGTATGCCTACTGGGCAGCTATACTAATATTCGTGCTTTATGGGTTCTATATGTTCCGAAAAAGATAATATTCCTAAAATTTTTTATTTTTATTTTCTCTGTCCGATTCAGTCTTCCCTAAATAATTTGCCAGATTTCTATTTTTACTATTTCATTTAAATAGTACAATTATATTAACTAAAACCGCCAACATTAATATTAAATAAAGCTTTTAAATAGGAGGAAATAGATATGACAGAGGGAAATAACGTTTTGTTAGGGATTTTGGCCATAGTTTTAGGTATTTTACTTATGGCATTCCCATTAATAGGAGTTTTTACCGCCAGTATCATTACTGGACTGGGAATAATATTCATTGGTATATGGTTGATTGCACACAGTTTTGGAACCTGGGAAGCCAGTAAAGCCATAAGTATTGTATCTTTAATACTGGGTATTATTGGTATAGTTGTGGGAATAGGTTTATTTGGAAAAATAGTGGCCTTCAGTATATTTGCCAGCATGATAATTTACTTAGGTGGATTTTTCCTAATAATCACTGGAATAATAGCTTTCTTCAGCGGTGCCGGATCTTCTCCAAAATTAAGGGGCTTGAGCGGAATAGTATTAGGTATTCTATACATCATAATAGGATTATATGCTCTTGATCCGTTCTATTTAGGTGCTTTAATCGGAATCTTCCTATTATTAGAAGGAATATTCATGATATTCTTACCTAAATCTGAATAAACAAAATAAATCTTAATATATTTTTGTATTTTATTTTAAAAAAAATTTTTAAATTTAGCTTTTTTATTTTTTTCTTAATAATTAGATTTGCTGACATTACTGCAGATATAAGAAGATTTTATTAATTACAACTGCTGGCACTGTGGACAGATATAAGAAGATGTACTTCCTGTTTTAATTTTCTCTATGGTAGTTCCACATACGGGACATGGTTTTTCCTCATTGTAGGCCACTAAAAAATAATCTCTGGTAAATCCCCATTCTTTAGCGTAAAAATCTTTTTCATAATACAGTCCGCCTTTATCCAGTGCATCACTCAAATTACTAATCATTATTTCATAAAGATTTTCAATTTGAGCATCTTCTAATTCATTGGCCAGTTTTTGAGGGTGAATTTTAGCTTTAAACAGTATGTCATGAATATAAACGTTCCCAATCCCTCCAATCTTCCTTTGGTTTAAAATCAGGTTTTTGATTTGCGAACGACCTTTAATAAGCTTTTTAAAGTGTTCTAAAGTAAAGTCAGAATCCAAAGGAGATAGGGCAATGTCTTTAGTGGCCTTATGTTCAATCAATTCTTTATTAGAAACGAGCTCAGAACGCCCAATCCACCAGAACCTACATGAAAAACCCGTTTCATCAATGAACGAGAAGCGAATTTGATAGTCTTCTGGCCATTCTTGGCCTTTTGAGTGATAAAATAAATCAGTTCCCATTCCCAAATTTAATAGAAGATTATAATCATCGGATAATTCCATGAAAATCCATTTTCCTTTGTTATAAACATTTAAAACCTTTTTGCCCTGAATTAAATCAGCAAATTCACTAGACCCCATATTTAAAATTTTTTCCTGAACAATATCCACTGAATCAAATTCCTTATATTTCAATTCCTCGTCCATTTGCCGGCTAAAAATGATTATTTCGGGTAGTTCTGCCATTTGAAAAGCTCCTTTCAATTATACTCTGTTTTAACTAGTTTCATTTTCATCAATAGCTTTCTGCACCAGAGCTGAATCTACATAGGCCCTCACTTCTACAATAATATCATTTTCAAATCGTGTGATCCAACAGTAAGTATTGTTGAATGGTTTTCCATTTAGAGCAGTAGATAATGATTCCATTTCCACAATGGCCACATCAAAGTCTATAAAAATATTTTTAACTTCCAGGATCACTCCTTCTTTTAATATTTTGTTTAATCTGTCAAATGTGTGCAATATAAACTCATCTTTACTGTGATAAGTCCCGGCCAAAGGATGAGTTCCCATTACCGTCCATTTAACATCTGGGGCCACTCGTTCGAAAAAAAGTTCATTTTGGCCGGTTTTAAGGTGGTTGAATAAATTTTTTACTTTTTCGTGAGTTAAAGACATTTTATAGCTCCTTTAATTGGAAAAAATCTAATTATTTTAATTGGTTATAAAATATTATTAATTCTATTAATATAGAAATATTTTGATATAATTTAACTAACGAACGGAAGTTAAATATAAATAAGACCTTAAATCCATGTAAAATTATTATAATCGCTAAATAATAGTTTAATTATAATTAAAGCCTTTCTTTATACTTTAACTCTTTAAAAGTAATCTTAAATTCTGTTCCATTGACTCTGTATAGTTCTATTTTGCCATCTATTTGACTGACTAAACTATTTACTAGTTGAAAACCGAGTGTTTCTGTGTTTTCGATGTCAAGATATTCTGGTAGTCCTATTCCATCATCTCTGATGGTTAGTTGCATTCTATCTGGGAGAGATTTGAGATTAATTGTTATAGTTCCCTTGTCTTTGGGAAATGCATATTTAACAATGTTAGTCACCATTTCATTAACAATGAGCCCTAGGGGTATGGCCGTTTCAATGTTTAAATTAATATCTTCAATATCTAATACTGATTTAATGGTGCCTATTTTGATTCCATAAGAATAGAATATGTCAAAGACAAGTTTATCGATGTACTCTTTGAAATTGATATCGGTGAAATTGGGTGATTGGTATAGTTTCTCGTGGATCATGGCCATGCTTTTCACCCGGCCCTGGCTCTCCTTTAAAACATTTACTGTTTCATCCAAATCCTCATGCTGCATCTGCAAATTCAACAAACTAGAGATAATCTGCATGTTGTTCTTAACCCGATGATGAATTTCGCGGATAAGAACTTCTTTTTCTTGGAGAGATTGTATTATTTTGTTTTCTGCTTGTTTGCGTTCTGTAATATCGCTGGAAATCACGAGAATATAGGCAGGTGCATTATCCTTATTTATAATGGTTAATGAAGTTTCTACCCACCGAATAACACCATTTCTATCTAAAATTCGACATTCAAAATGAGCAACATCTTCATTCTTAAATAAATCTGAAAACTTTTCTTCCAACAAATCTATGTCCTCTTTAGGGAAAATTTCTAATTCCATGTAATTTTTTCCGACCAATTCCTCTTTATGTTTACCAGTAATTTGCTCTGCTGCCGCATTGAAATCTAGTATTGTACCATCCAAACCTACAAGTATGGTGTAATCAGGATCAGATTCAAAAAGGGTTTTATATTTCTCTTCACTTTCCCTAAGAGATTTCTCACCTTTTTTTCTTCTTTCTTCGCCTTTTTTCCTAGCTTCTTCACCTTTTTTCCTTTCATTAATGTCATGTACTGAACCAATGAGAAACATACTGTCTTCGTCTTGCACTATGGAACCAAAATCGTTTACCCATTTATATTGTCCGTCTTTTTGTTTGAAGCGATATTCAATGTTGTATGTCTTTGTTTTTCCAGAAAGTGCATTAACAAAAATATTATCCACATTTTCCCGGTCATGGGGATGGATTAGTTCCAAAATCTTTGTTGATGGCAGGGAAATGAACTCTTCTGTAGAATAACCCAGGACCTGTTCAATCACTGGGCTTAAATAGTCATACTCATCAATGTCTAAATTCCGCCTATAAGCTGCATCTAATGAATTTTCCAGGATTTGACGGAACCTTTTTTCACTCTGCTTTAATTCTTTTTCGGTTTGGTTTTTATAAATGGCAAGTTCTATAGCGTATTTAAGTTCGTTAGGATCGTATGGTTTGATTATATAGCTATATGATTCTGTAAATTTCTTTTTTTCAATTTTAGAATCTTCAAAATGAGCAGTTAAGTAAATAATTGGTATATTTAGTTCTTTAATTTTAGAAGCAGCATTCATACCCTTGGATTCTCCTTTCAAAATTATGTCCATCAAAATAAGATCTGGCATGATTTCTAAAGCTTTATCTACTGCTTCTTCGCCACTAAAAGATATATGTGGAACTTCATAACCAAAAGATTCTAAGGTACGCTTAATATCTAAGGCTTCTATGCTTTCATCCTCAACCAATAGAATTTTTTTAGTTAGCATGGGAATAACCAATAATAATATTATAATAATAATATTTGTTTTTATGGAAATTATTAAGAACGAACGTTAGTTTTATATACTACTTTTTCTAACTTAACTATGCGAACGAGTGTTAGTTAGTAGATTAAATTTCAGGTGAAAATTATGCCATCACAAAAATCAATCAAACCAACCAAGGAAAAAATATTCGATGTTTCCATCGACCTTTTCTCAGAAAAAGGATTCGACGCCGTTTCAATCCGAGAAATAGGCCGAGGAGTGGGAATAAGAGAAAGCTCCATTTACAACCATTATTCCAATAAAGAGGCCATACTAGATAGTATTCTCGATTTCTTCATTAAAGAAATGGAAGATACTGGCATTCCTGAAGAACAAATGGAAATACTACTGGAGCAAAGTCCGGAAATGTTCTACCATGCCGGGTCCAAAATGTTTGAAGAACGCATGCATGATCCTAAAATGATTAAAATATGGAGATTATTGCTAATTGAAATGTACCATAATCCCAAAATCAAAGAATTCTTTTTAAAAGAATTAATAGAAACACCAATCCAGGCCTGGACCTTAATATTCTCAGCAATGATAGAAAAAAAGATCATAAAACCAGTCAATCCTGAGAGATTGGCCCGAGAATATTTTAGCTATGCCATCTACCTCTTAATTGAAAATTTCGTGCTGAAGTACCCTAACAATCCAGAGAAGTTCCTGCGCGAAATGTTCGATGATATGGAAGAACACATGCAATTCATTCTAAACAGTGTTAAAATCGAATAAAGATGATAAAATGGAAACCATAACCTACAATCTCCAATACAGAAGAGGAGACTGTTATAAAAAAATCAAAAGGTTCACCCCAGAAGTTCTCCAAGCATTAAAAGGATTTATTGATTCTCTGGTTAATGAGTTTCAATCATTCACACAATCGAGCTATAAAAAGAATCCCCCAAAAGAAGAATGTATTTTTGAAGCATTGATGTTAGGGATTTTCTGGAATAACTACTCATCAAGATCTTTAAAACTGGATGAACGACCTCAGAAATTATTATCAAAACTTTCCACTCTGAGAAATGAAATTTCATCCTTAAAAGAAGAAATAGATGATGTGCGTGGATTAATGGCCACCATGTTCCTTTCAGATAATAATTCCAGTTATGGTTCCAACTATGATATTCTAAGTGAATCCTTTGAAATGGCAGAATTAACTAAAGAAAATCTAAAACTTCTATTAAAATGGTTAGAAGCAACAGAAGATTATGTTCAAGAATTAAAGCACTTAGAAATCTGGAAAGAATTTTTAAATCAAAAATCAGAAGAAGAATTTGCCTTGGATCTTACCAGCATCTTGATGTTTGCCGACTGGTTTCAAGAAACTGCCTGTAAAAATCTAAGTCAGTACAGATTATAAGTAAACAATTTCCTTGATGAAAAACTAGGTGACCATATTGATAAAGAAGACCTAATATTTTGTGGGAGAAAACATGTTGAATATCATTTAAGCATGCTTGGAGCCGAGATTATGAATCTTATTTTCGAGGCGAATTTGAAAAACGACCTAGAAAGGCAATGCTCATTCCAGGATGCATGATGTATCAAAACACATCATGCCAGGCCATTGAAGAAAATTTAGGGTTAAAATGCTCAATGTGTCAAAATAAATGCCCAGCAGCATTAATTACCAAAAAAGGCCGTGAGGAAATTTTGAGGTTTATATTATATCTCATGAATCAAGTGCATTTTCCCAAAGCACCCCCGAAGATAGAAATGAACTGGCCATTTTAGGAGTGGCTTGTGTTTCTAATTTAATATCGGGAGGATGGAAATCTGACTCCATGGGAATACCAGCACAGTGCGTTGTGTTGGACTATGTGGGATGTCAGAACCACTGGCAGGAATAGGGCTTCCCTACTGAAATTAATCAAAATGAACTGGAGAAAATATTAATCTATGAATAGATTAGTTGTAAAAGATTAGTAATGAATAGATTAGTTTGAATAAGCATTGTGAATATGAATAGGGTGTAAAAATGATATTAGATAAAATAGATAGTTTAAAATCGAAATATGCAGATTATCGACTTAATAAAATAAATAAATTGGAAATGAGATTAAATAAAGTTCCTGGAGCAGTTTCAGCTTCTAGTA
This genomic interval carries:
- a CDS encoding formamidopyrimidine-DNA glycosylase; the protein is MAELPEIIIFSRQMDEELKYKEFDSVDIVQEKILNMGSSEFADLIQGKKVLNVYNKGKWIFMELSDDYNLLLNLGMGTDLFYHSKGQEWPEDYQIRFSFIDETGFSCRFWWIGRSELVSNKELIEHKATKDIALSPLDSDFTLEHFKKLIKGRSQIKNLILNQRKIGGIGNVYIHDILFKAKIHPQKLANELEDAQIENLYEIMISNLSDALDKGGLYYEKDFYAKEWGFTRDYFLVAYNEEKPCPVCGTTIEKIKTGSTSSYICPQCQQL
- a CDS encoding ketosteroid isomerase encodes the protein MSLTHEKVKNLFNHLKTGQNELFFERVAPDVKWTVMGTHPLAGTYHSKDEFILHTFDRLNKILKEGVILEVKNIFIDFDVAIVEMESLSTALNGKPFNNTYCWITRFENDIIVEVRAYVDSALVQKAIDENETS
- a CDS encoding TetR/AcrR family transcriptional regulator; amino-acid sequence: MPSQKSIKPTKEKIFDVSIDLFSEKGFDAVSIREIGRGVGIRESSIYNHYSNKEAILDSILDFFIKEMEDTGIPEEQMEILLEQSPEMFYHAGSKMFEERMHDPKMIKIWRLLLIEMYHNPKIKEFFLKELIETPIQAWTLIFSAMIEKKIIKPVNPERLAREYFSYAIYLLIENFVLKYPNNPEKFLREMFDDMEEHMQFILNSVKIE